A stretch of the Synechococcus sp. WH 8016 genome encodes the following:
- a CDS encoding lipid-A-disaccharide synthase-related protein, with the protein MARLLLLSNGHGEDLSGALLGQALKAQGHSVEALPLVGRGNPYSEVAIPLVGRTREFSTGGLGYTTFRGRLTELIQGQVIYLLSRLLRLLRNAGRYDLVVVIGDVIPVMAAWLCHRPVATYLVAYSSHYEGRLRLPWPCGSCLKSQRFKAVFSRDALTALDLSEQLKREVVFVGNPFMDSVLSPSQRLPYAKRRLGLLPGSRRPELEHNLLLLLGVIDQIPLSQHRPGELEIDLALVGALGDDPLHNLAQSHGWSLVREQGSSPARLEKDGRQIQVRRQGFNSVLLGSDLLLCMAGTAAEQAVGMAKPVLQLPGQGPQFTAGFAEAQRRLLGPTVFCAAAPDEGEQRLKATAKLAVELLERSVNDPDLRRDCREQAMQRLGPQGGGSKMADWISGLLEKS; encoded by the coding sequence GTGGCTCGGCTGCTGCTTTTAAGCAATGGTCATGGCGAAGACCTCTCGGGTGCTTTGCTTGGACAAGCCTTGAAAGCGCAAGGGCACTCCGTGGAAGCGCTGCCCCTGGTGGGTCGCGGCAATCCCTACAGCGAAGTGGCGATCCCGCTGGTGGGTCGTACGCGTGAATTCAGTACGGGTGGGCTTGGCTACACAACCTTTCGAGGGCGCCTCACGGAGCTGATCCAGGGTCAGGTGATCTATCTTCTGAGCCGCCTGCTGAGGTTGCTGCGCAACGCAGGCCGTTATGACTTGGTGGTGGTGATCGGGGATGTCATCCCCGTGATGGCGGCATGGCTCTGCCACCGGCCAGTGGCGACGTATCTGGTGGCTTACTCCAGTCATTACGAGGGTCGATTGAGACTGCCATGGCCCTGCGGAAGCTGCCTCAAGTCTCAGCGGTTTAAAGCGGTGTTCAGTCGCGATGCCCTCACAGCCTTGGATCTCAGCGAACAGCTGAAGCGCGAGGTGGTGTTCGTGGGAAATCCTTTTATGGATTCTGTGTTGAGCCCTAGCCAGCGCCTTCCCTACGCCAAAAGACGTCTGGGACTCTTGCCCGGCAGCCGTCGACCAGAGCTGGAACACAATCTGCTGCTGCTTCTGGGCGTGATCGACCAGATCCCGCTCTCGCAGCACAGGCCTGGAGAGCTTGAAATCGATCTAGCACTCGTTGGAGCGCTCGGAGATGACCCCTTGCACAACCTTGCCCAGTCCCATGGCTGGTCTCTTGTTCGGGAGCAAGGCAGCTCCCCAGCACGCTTGGAGAAGGACGGGCGGCAGATTCAGGTGAGACGACAGGGTTTTAACTCCGTGCTTCTCGGCTCAGACCTCTTGCTATGTATGGCCGGCACCGCGGCTGAGCAAGCCGTGGGCATGGCCAAGCCAGTGCTGCAACTCCCTGGCCAAGGCCCCCAATTCACCGCTGGCTTCGCGGAAGCTCAGCGACGGTTGCTCGGTCCAACCGTTTTTTGTGCTGCGGCCCCTGATGAAGGAGAGCAACGTCTAAAAGCAACAGCCAAACTGGCGGTCGAACTGCTGGAACGAAGCGTGAATGACCCAGACCTTCGTCGTGATTGTCGGGAACAAGCGATGCAACGATTGGGCCCCCAAGGCGGAGGCAGCAAAATGGCTGACTGGATCAGTGGGCTGCTGGAAAAGAGCTAG
- the cysK gene encoding cysteine synthase A, giving the protein MPIAPDITHLVGRTPLVRLNRLPERSGCLAELVAKLESFNPTASVKDRIAGSMVLAAEQAGTIAPGRTVLVEPTSGNTGIALAMVAAARGYRLILTMPDTMSTERRAMLRAYGAELQLTPGNEGMQGALDLAKELVCEIPEAYLLQQFNNPANPAVHAATTAEEIWSDTGGELDAFVAGVGTGGTITGCARFLKQRNPDLKVFAVEPAASPVLAGGAPGPHRIQGIGAGFVPSVFDPSLIDEILGVSDQEAMDVGRRLAREEGLLSGVSSGAAVAAALQLGQRPEMAGKRIVVILASFGERYLSTPMFSASAAPTAWRDGQL; this is encoded by the coding sequence CCAATTGCTCCTGATATCACCCATCTGGTGGGTCGTACTCCGCTTGTACGTCTTAACCGCCTCCCAGAGCGCAGTGGGTGTCTGGCTGAATTGGTGGCAAAGCTGGAAAGCTTCAATCCCACGGCTTCGGTGAAGGATCGGATTGCCGGTTCGATGGTTCTGGCTGCTGAACAAGCTGGAACCATCGCTCCAGGACGGACCGTGCTAGTTGAGCCCACCAGTGGAAACACGGGAATCGCTTTGGCGATGGTTGCAGCAGCTCGGGGCTACCGCTTAATCCTTACCATGCCCGACACCATGAGCACCGAGCGCCGCGCCATGCTCCGGGCCTACGGGGCTGAGTTGCAGCTCACCCCAGGGAATGAAGGAATGCAAGGGGCGTTAGATCTCGCTAAAGAGCTTGTCTGCGAGATTCCCGAGGCTTATCTGTTGCAGCAGTTCAATAATCCTGCAAATCCAGCGGTCCATGCGGCTACGACAGCAGAAGAGATCTGGAGTGATACAGGCGGTGAACTTGATGCCTTTGTGGCTGGAGTCGGGACGGGTGGCACGATCACAGGCTGTGCCAGGTTTCTCAAACAGCGCAATCCTGATCTAAAAGTGTTTGCGGTAGAACCGGCAGCCAGTCCTGTCTTGGCGGGTGGAGCCCCGGGCCCCCATCGCATTCAGGGCATTGGTGCTGGTTTTGTTCCTTCTGTCTTTGATCCAAGCTTGATTGATGAAATCCTTGGGGTGAGTGATCAAGAAGCGATGGACGTGGGGCGCCGTTTGGCCCGGGAAGAAGGCCTGCTCTCCGGGGTCAGTAGTGGAGCCGCTGTGGCGGCTGCTCTCCAACTTGGCCAAAGACCTGAGATGGCAGGGAAACGAATCGTTGTGATTCTTGCCAGCTTCGGTGAGCGTTATCTGTCCACACCGATGTTCAGTGCTTCGGCTGCTCCAACGGCGTGGCGGGATGGTCAGCTTTGA
- a CDS encoding NAD(P)H-quinone oxidoreductase subunit O has protein sequence MAEPSAESTPTTKPAATLKKGALVRVNRSSYLGSVEASASDPRPPEYIFEGPGELLLVKGEYGQVRWRRPVPDVWLKLSQLEVFS, from the coding sequence ATGGCTGAACCATCCGCTGAGTCCACCCCAACCACCAAACCAGCGGCGACGCTCAAAAAGGGGGCGCTGGTTCGCGTCAACCGCTCGTCCTATCTGGGAAGCGTCGAGGCATCAGCCAGTGATCCCAGACCACCCGAATACATTTTTGAGGGACCGGGAGAACTTCTTTTGGTAAAAGGAGAGTACGGACAAGTGCGCTGGAGGCGTCCTGTTCCAGACGTCTGGCTGAAGCTCTCTCAATTGGAAGTGTTTTCCTGA
- a CDS encoding cation:proton antiporter, whose protein sequence is MSHPLALYLVAFGGLLLVSVLLDDLAARIRVPGILMVLVLGLLIENHMGVVGGQQITLLNLNQAQQISQAALVLVLFFGGLTTNWSAVRGVIKPAARLATVGVVITAALIGWAGFGLSAASGVGTNPTTLPRVLFIGAMVASTDASAVLVLLRPLAGRLPKRLIDLIECESGFNDPMAVVLAGLALALAGGDGVAAGVLVTDVVRQFVLGILLGFIGGTLTLQLLGTRLTLNHAAMLPVVSLALLMVLTGGTLLLGGSPLLAAYVAGLVLGNGPTLDRTALAEAHSSYAKMAELLLFLCMGLVVAPQDVVYASGWAFVLFLLMQAVRFLMVHALLWHTTFTRYERIFVSCAGLRGAVPIALAIDAWSSGIPWGASMPPLALAVVLYGLFIQGFALVPLAERMNLTLPSRQHDPDAAA, encoded by the coding sequence TTGTCCCACCCTCTTGCCTTGTATTTAGTGGCCTTTGGAGGGCTGCTGCTCGTATCAGTCCTTCTTGACGATCTTGCCGCGCGTATCAGGGTCCCCGGCATCCTCATGGTGCTGGTTTTGGGCCTGCTGATTGAAAACCACATGGGCGTGGTGGGAGGCCAGCAAATCACTCTGCTGAACCTCAATCAAGCGCAGCAGATCAGTCAGGCCGCCCTGGTGCTCGTGCTTTTTTTTGGTGGTCTCACCACCAATTGGTCTGCGGTTCGCGGTGTGATCAAGCCTGCTGCGCGTTTGGCCACGGTTGGAGTGGTCATCACAGCGGCCTTGATTGGATGGGCTGGATTCGGACTGAGCGCAGCCAGTGGTGTTGGAACGAATCCAACAACCCTGCCGCGGGTTCTATTTATCGGAGCCATGGTGGCAAGTACGGACGCCTCTGCCGTTTTGGTCCTTCTCCGTCCCTTGGCTGGTCGATTGCCAAAGCGATTGATTGATTTGATCGAGTGTGAGTCGGGTTTCAACGATCCAATGGCTGTTGTTTTGGCTGGATTGGCGTTGGCTCTAGCCGGTGGAGATGGCGTTGCTGCTGGGGTATTGGTCACAGATGTTGTCCGCCAGTTTGTGCTCGGGATCTTGCTGGGGTTCATCGGCGGCACCCTCACCCTCCAACTGCTTGGAACGCGTCTCACCCTTAACCATGCCGCCATGCTCCCGGTCGTGAGCTTGGCGTTGCTGATGGTCTTAACCGGTGGAACCTTGTTGCTGGGTGGGAGCCCATTGCTTGCGGCCTATGTGGCGGGCTTAGTGCTTGGGAATGGCCCAACCCTGGATCGAACGGCGCTTGCTGAGGCCCATTCCAGTTACGCGAAAATGGCGGAGCTTTTGCTGTTCTTGTGCATGGGGCTTGTCGTTGCCCCGCAGGATGTGGTGTACGCCTCTGGTTGGGCTTTTGTTCTCTTTCTGTTGATGCAGGCGGTGAGATTCCTGATGGTGCATGCCTTGCTTTGGCATACCACCTTCACCAGGTATGAACGAATTTTCGTGAGCTGCGCGGGATTGCGTGGAGCGGTTCCAATCGCACTGGCCATCGATGCCTGGTCGTCTGGCATTCCTTGGGGGGCGTCGATGCCTCCTCTTGCCCTTGCCGTTGTGCTTTATGGCCTTTTTATTCAGGGCTTTGCGCTTGTTCCGTTGGCTGAACGCATGAATCTCACGCTGCCCTCTCGGCAACATGATCCGGACGCTGCTGCCTAG
- a CDS encoding TIGR01777 family oxidoreductase, whose translation MRLLLIGCTGLVGRALVPMLQSAGHDLTIVSRRSAPAGLPPRCLKGLSWVQCNPADSSSWAPSSPLQQALAQAQGVVNLAGEPIAEKRWTSTHLQLLEDSRLQTTRQLVKAMRDLAQPPNVLINASAVGYYGTSADQCFEESSPCGNDVLAGLCQRWEAAAADKPDATRLVVLRIGIVLAADGGALGKMLPIFRIGFGGPIGTGRQWMSWIERSDLCRMILAAVENDAWSGAVNAVAPTPVTMATFSASLGRCLGRPSLLPVPGPLLKLLLGDGARVVLEGQRVQSARQAALDFSCRFSELPAAFDAATSSTAR comes from the coding sequence ATGCGACTTTTGCTGATCGGATGCACCGGACTGGTCGGTCGTGCCTTGGTTCCCATGCTTCAAAGCGCTGGGCACGATCTCACCATCGTGAGTCGTCGGTCAGCTCCGGCCGGACTTCCTCCTCGTTGCCTCAAAGGCTTGTCGTGGGTGCAGTGCAATCCAGCCGATTCGAGCAGTTGGGCGCCATCGAGTCCGCTGCAGCAGGCACTGGCGCAAGCGCAAGGGGTTGTGAACTTGGCAGGGGAACCGATTGCAGAGAAGCGTTGGACTTCAACGCATCTTCAATTGCTAGAAGACAGTCGCCTGCAAACCACTCGCCAGCTTGTGAAGGCGATGAGGGATTTGGCCCAGCCTCCCAACGTGTTGATCAACGCTTCGGCTGTTGGGTATTACGGAACTAGTGCAGACCAGTGTTTTGAAGAATCCAGCCCTTGTGGCAACGATGTGCTCGCTGGGCTGTGCCAACGCTGGGAAGCGGCAGCGGCGGACAAGCCTGACGCCACGCGATTGGTGGTATTGCGCATCGGGATCGTGCTGGCGGCCGATGGAGGTGCGCTGGGCAAAATGCTGCCGATCTTCCGGATCGGTTTCGGTGGACCGATTGGAACAGGTCGTCAGTGGATGAGCTGGATTGAGCGCAGCGACCTTTGTCGGATGATCCTTGCTGCTGTGGAGAACGATGCTTGGTCGGGGGCCGTGAATGCCGTGGCTCCAACGCCGGTCACGATGGCCACATTTTCGGCAAGTCTGGGTCGTTGTTTGGGGCGTCCAAGCCTGCTGCCGGTCCCCGGCCCACTCTTGAAATTGTTGCTTGGCGATGGAGCGAGGGTGGTGCTGGAAGGACAGCGGGTCCAGTCAGCACGTCAAGCTGCGTTGGACTTCAGCTGTCGTTTCTCTGAGCTGCCTGCTGCATTCGACGCTGCCACCAGCTCCACAGCCCGTTGA
- a CDS encoding iron-sulfur cluster assembly accessory protein, with protein sequence MTTSTPSTATHTAKGGKGIQITDPAMLQLSKLCREQGDEQILRVGVRSGGCSGMSYTMDFVPSSEIEDGDEVYDYAAPSGAAFRVVCDPKSLLYIYGMQLDFSTALIGGGFNFTNPNATQTCGCGSSFAV encoded by the coding sequence ATGACCACCTCCACCCCCAGTACTGCGACCCACACAGCCAAAGGTGGAAAAGGCATTCAGATCACGGATCCAGCAATGCTTCAACTCTCGAAGCTCTGCCGAGAGCAAGGAGATGAGCAAATCCTTCGTGTTGGTGTGCGCTCTGGCGGTTGCAGCGGCATGAGCTACACCATGGACTTTGTGCCCTCCTCTGAGATTGAGGATGGCGATGAGGTTTACGACTATGCCGCCCCCTCGGGTGCCGCCTTTCGGGTGGTCTGTGACCCCAAAAGCCTGCTTTACATCTATGGCATGCAGCTGGATTTCAGCACAGCCCTGATTGGGGGTGGGTTCAATTTCACCAATCCCAATGCCACCCAAACCTGTGGATGCGGGAGCTCCTTTGCGGTCTGA
- a CDS encoding J domain-containing protein, with protein MSHCPQLEAKGGDPYVVLGVSRSATAAEIKAAYRQLVKRHHPDAGGDAERILVLNAAWELLGDRERRRAFDQQGSPRAVEKDEARRRGVRNARASQAARRASGHGAAEDDALANWLKKVYTPIDRMLGQVINPFASELRELSADPYDDRLMEGFCHYLEQSRSKLDKVKDLFQSLPTPSSAKGFGLSLYHCLSEVEDAIGELERYTMGYVDGYLHDGREMLREARQRRKRLQEERRRLEIG; from the coding sequence TTGAGCCATTGTCCCCAGCTTGAGGCCAAAGGTGGTGATCCTTATGTGGTGCTCGGGGTGAGTCGCAGCGCCACTGCGGCTGAAATCAAGGCGGCGTATCGCCAACTTGTGAAGAGGCATCATCCCGATGCGGGTGGAGATGCCGAACGAATCCTTGTTTTGAATGCCGCCTGGGAGTTGCTTGGCGATCGCGAGCGACGGCGTGCCTTTGACCAGCAAGGGTCTCCTAGGGCTGTAGAGAAAGACGAAGCACGCCGCCGTGGTGTCAGAAATGCTCGAGCGAGTCAGGCTGCTCGTCGTGCCTCTGGGCATGGTGCCGCTGAAGATGATGCCCTAGCGAATTGGTTGAAGAAGGTGTACACACCGATTGATCGCATGCTCGGACAGGTGATCAATCCCTTTGCCAGCGAATTGCGTGAGTTATCGGCAGATCCCTATGACGACCGTTTGATGGAAGGTTTCTGTCATTACCTGGAGCAAAGTCGCAGCAAACTAGACAAGGTGAAAGATCTCTTCCAATCCCTCCCTACGCCCTCATCGGCAAAGGGATTCGGGCTGAGTCTTTATCACTGTCTGTCGGAGGTAGAAGATGCGATTGGCGAATTGGAGCGCTACACGATGGGCTACGTGGATGGTTATCTCCACGATGGTCGTGAGATGTTGCGAGAAGCCAGGCAAAGGCGCAAGCGTCTTCAGGAGGAACGTCGCCGCTTGGAGATCGGTTGA